CGCTCTCGTCGCGGAACATGCGCGACAGCAGCCGGCGGAAGTCGCGCTCGGATCCCTCGAGGACGGCGATGGATCCGGTGCGGCGGAGGGCGAGCCCGGCGTCCTCGACGAGCGCGCGCACCTTGCGGAGGTCCGCCTCGACGGTGGACTCGCTCACGTGCAGCTCGTCCGCGAGCGCGAAGACGTCGAGGCCGTCGGGCGCGTCGCCGAGGCGGCGGACGAGCGCGTGCAGGCGGTCGCGGGGCGTGCCCTGCTGGTCGGCGCCCGAGCGCGTCCCGAGGTGGCGGGCGTAGCTGCCGGCGTCGATCCGGTAGCCGTCGGGGGAGGAGGCGATGGCCACGGTCGAACGCTCCCGCACGGCGGTGACGTAGTTGCGCACGCTGCGCGTGGTGACCCCGAGGCGGTCCGCGAGCTCGCCGGCCTCGACCCAGCGGTCGGCCGTGGACAGGTAGTCCAGCAGCCGCTCCTGGTTCTCGCTCAGCATGGTCGTCTCCCTGCGCGGCCGGCTCGCGTCCCCGGGTGGCGGACGGAGCGTGCGGCTGTCGGAGACGAGTCAACCATCCGCACCCCCGTCCCACGCCCGCCGGGGCGGGCGCCGGCGTCGTCTTCCTACCCTGCGGAAAGGGCTCTGCTGGCACACGGGGCCGGGGGCGGAGCACGATGGGACGACCAGCGACGACGCGAGGAGGCACAGCATGACCGGGAGGATCCTCGTCGTCTGCGGCTCCGGCGCATCCAGCACGTTCCTCGCCCAGCGGCTCCGCGCGCTCGCGGAGGCGGACGGGCTCGAGATCGAGGCCGTCGCCGGATCCATCGCCCAGGTGCGCGTCGACGCCGCGGGAATGGACGTCGTCCTCCTCGGGGCCCACCTCGCCGACCGCCTCGACGCCGTGCGCGAGGCCGCCGCCGACGAGGGCGCGACCGCCGTGCTCCTCGACGCCGACGCCGCGCGTCCCGAGGGCGCGCGTGCCGCGCTCGACCGGGCCGTCGCCGCCATGCGCCAGGGCGCCCGCTCGCTCCGCCTGGCCCCGGGGCTGCACGGGCGTCCCGTCGGCGGATCCCCGCCCGGCGCCTGACCACCGGCGCCCGCGCCGACACCGCACGACCCGCAGCACCGCATCCCCCGCACGACCGCACGACGACCGCCCACCAGGGCCCCGACGACGGGGCCGACCGAAGGAGCCACCATGGCAGAACGCACCGTCACCATCGCCTCGTCGCACGGGCTGCACGCCCGCCCCGCCTCGCTGTTCACGCAGGCCGCCGCGAAGGCCGGGATCCCCGTGCAGCTCGCCAAGGGCGACCGCAGCGTCAACGCCGCGAGCATCCTGGGCGTGATCTCCCTGGGCGTCGACACGGGCGACGAGGTCGTCGTCTCCGCCGAGGGCGAGAACGCCGAGCAGGTCGTCACCGACCTCGCCACGCTCCTCGAGTCGGACCTGGACGCCGCATGAGCTCCCGCACCCTGAACGGCATCGGCATCGGCCGGGGATCCGCCGTCGGACCCGTCATCCGGATGCCCGACCCGCTGCCCGAGCCCGCCGACACCCCCAGCACCCTGACCGCCGACGAGGAGCGCATCCGCGTGAGCGCGTCGCTCGCCGCGACCGCCGCCGACATCCGCATCCGCGGGGAGAAGGCCGGCGGCGCCGCGAAGGACGTGCTCGAGGCGCAGGCGTTCATGGCCGAGGACCCCACGCTCGTCGACGACATCACCGCGCGCCTCGCCACCGGCCGCACCGCCGAGCGCGCCGTGCACGAGGCCTTCGCCGGATTCCGCGACCTGCTCCTCAGCATGGGCGGCTACATGGGCGAGCGCGCCACCGACCTCGACGACGTCTCCCAGCGCGTCGTCGCGCACCTGCAGGGCGTCGCCGCCCCCGGCGTGCCGGATCCCGACCACGCCTTCGTGCTCGTCGCCCGCGACCTCGCCCCCGCCGACACCGCGCTGCTCGACCTCGACAAGGTGCTCGCGCTCATCACGACCGACGGCGGCCCCACCTCGCACACGGCGATCCTCGCCCGCGAGAAGGCGATCGTCGCGGTCGTCGGCGTCGCAGAGGCGAAGGACCTCGCCGACGGGGAGACCGTCGTGGTCGACGCGCTCACGGGCGCCGTCACGGTCGCCCCGACGCCCGCGGAGGAGTCCGCCGCGCGCGACGCCATCGCGGCGAGGAAGGCGCGCGTCGACGTGCCCACCGGCCCCGGCGCGCTGTCCGACGGCACCACGATCCCGTTGCTCGCCAACCTCGGATCCGCCGACGGCGCGGCCGACGCGGTCGAGAAGGGCGCCGAGGGCGTCGGCCTCTTCCGCACCGAGTTCCTCTTCCTCGACGCCACGAGCGCGCCGACCGTCGACGAGCAGCGCGAGCACTACACGCGGCTCCTCGAGGCGTTCCCCGGCAAGAAGGTCGTCGTGCGCGCGCTCGACGCCGGCGCCGACAAGCCGCTGAGCTTCCTCAACGACGCCGACGAGGAGAACCCGGCCCTCGGGCTCCGCGGACTCCGCGCGCTGCGGGCCAACGAGCAGATCCTCCGCGACCAGCTCACCGCGCTCGCCCAGGCCGACGCCGCCACCGACGCCGACCTGTGGGTCATGGCGCCCATGGTCTCGACCGTCGAGGAGGCGCGCTACTTCACGGCGCTCGGCCGCGAGCTGGGCCTCACGACGGTCGGCGTGATGGTGGAGGTCCCGTCCTCCGCGCTCCTCGCCGACCGGATCCTCGCCAACGCCGACTTCGCGAGCATCGGCACCAACGACCTGACGCAGTACACGCTCGCGGCCGACCGGCTGCTGGGATCCGTGGCCGCCTTCCAGGACCCGTGGCACCCCGCCGTCCTCCGCCTCGTGCAGGAGGTCGGCACCGCGGGCCGCGAGCTCGGCAAGCCCGTCGGGATCTGCGGCGAGGCCGCGGCCGACCCGCTGCTCGCCGTCGTGCTCGTCGGCCTCGGCGCCACCAGCCTCTCGATGTCGCCCGCGGCCCTCGCCGACGTGCGCGCCGAGCTCGCCCTCCACACGCGCGAGGAGGCGGAGGCCCTGGCCGCCGTCGCCCTCGCCGCCGACAGCGCCGTCGAGGCGCGCGCCGCGGTCACCGCGGCATCGGCGCCCGCCACCGTCTGACCCGCACCACCGACCCACCGCACGGCCCTCTCCACCGCACCACCGCACGTCCCGCATCACCGCACGTCCCTCACCGCAGCAGGCGGGTCACAGCAGGCCCGCCATCACCACGACAGGAGCACCACCCCCATGACGACGACGTCACCCACCCGCAGCACGGGACAGTCCGTGCGGCTCGGCGTGCAGAAGTTCGGCACGTTCCTCAGCGGCATGATCATGCCGAACATCGCGGCGTTCATCGCCTGGGGCCTGCTCACGGCCCTCTTCATCCCGACCGGCTACCTGCCGAACGCCGACATCGCGACCCTCATCGCGCCGATCCTGTTCTTCATGCTGCCGCTGCTCATCGCGAACACCGGCGGCCGCATGGTCTACGACACCCGCGGCGGCGTGGTCGCGACCATCGCCACCATGGGCGTCATCGTCGGCACGATCGGCGAGCCCTACTACGACGGCGGCAGCCCGATGTTCCTCGGCGCCATGATCACGGGCCCGCTCGCGGCGTACCTGCTCAAGGTCATCGAGCGGCTCTGGATCGACCGGATCCGCCCCGGCTTCGAGATGCTGGTCAACAACTTCTCCGCCGGCATCCTCGGCGCGGTCTTCGCGGTCGGCGCCTACTTCGGCCTCACGCCCGTCATCCGCGCGATCACGTCGGTCCTCGGCGGCGGCGTCGGCTTCCTCGTGGACAACAACCTGCTGCCCCTCACGAGCATCGTGATCGAGCCGGCCAAGGTCCTGTTCCTCAACAACGCCATCAACCAGGGCATCCTCACGCCGCTGGGCACCGCGGAGTCGCTCGAGAAGGGCAAGAGCATCCTGTTCCTGCTCGAGGCGAACCCCGGCCCCGGTCTCGGCGTGCTCCTCGCCTTCGCCATCTTCGGCGCGGGCGCGGCGCGCTCCACCGCTCCCGGCGCGATCCTCATCCAGTTCGTCGGCGGCATCCACGAGATCTACTTCCCGTACGTGCTCTCCAGGCCGCTCCTGTTCCTCGCGGTCATCGCGGGTGGCGCGTCCGGCGTCGCGACCAACGTCGCGTTCGGCTCGGGCCTCCGCGCACCGGCGTCGCCCGGCAGCATCATCGCCGTGCTCGGCCAGACTGCGAGCGACAGCTTCCTCGGCGTGATCCTCTCCGTGATCATCTCGGCCTCGGTCACCTTCGTCGTCGCGGCGGTCATCCTCCGCACCGGCAAGAAGAGCGACGGCGACTTCGGCGCCGCGGTCCAGGCCACGCAGGCCAACAAGGGCAAGGAGTCCTCGATCCTCTCGGGCCTCGGCGCCGAGACCGGCACCGCCGGCACGGTCGGCGGCCTCGCCGACGGCGCATCCAGCACGGGCACGGACGGCGGGACGGCCACGGCCACCCGCATCCAGGACATCGTGTTCGCCTGCGACGCCGGCATGGGCTCGTCCGCCATGGGCGCCTCGGTGCTCCGCAACAAGATGAAGAAGGCCGGCCTCACCGAGGTCACGGTCGTCAACAAGGCGATCGCCGCCCTCGACGGCACGGCCGACCTCGTGATCACGCAGCGCGAGCTCACCGACCGCGCCCGTCAGAAGAGCCCGTCGTCGGAGCACGTCTCCGTCGACAACTTCATGAACTCGCCGCGCTACGACGAGATCGTGGAGCTGGTCCGGAAGCAGCGCTCGGACAGCTGATACCCGGGTCCGCCCCCGCGGCGGACCCCGCACCACCGCATCGCGGGGGCCGGGCCGAGCCGCCCGGCACCGCCCGGCCCCCGCACCACGCACACACGTCAGGAGCACCATGTCGAACGTCCTCGAACCCGCCCAGATCCGCGTCGGCGGCATCGCGTCCTCCGTCGAGGAGGCCATCGCCGAGGCGGCGGGCATCCTCGTCGCCGCGGGCGCCGTCACCCCCGAGTACCAGGGGTACATGCTCGAGCGCGAGAAGAGCGTCTCCACCTACATGGGCAACCTCCTCGCCATCCCGCACGGCACCAACGAGGGCAAGGACACGATCCTCGATTCGGCCCTCTCCTTCGTCCGCTACGACGCCCCCATCGACTGGGCGGGCAACGAGGTGCGCTTCGTCGTCGGCATCGCCGGCAAGGACGGCGGCCACCTCGAGATCCTCAGCAAGATCGCCATCATCTTCAGCGACGACGACGAGGTGCAGAAGCTCCTCGACGCCCCGGACGCCGAGGCGCTGTACGCCCTCCTGGCCGAGGTGAACGAGGCGTGAAGGCCGTCCACTTCGGCGCCGGCAACATCGGCCGCGGCTTCGTCGGGCTGATCCTGCACGAGGCCGGCTACGAGGTCGTCTTCGCCGACGTCAACGCCGAGCTCATCGGGCACCTGGCGTCCGCCGACTCCTACCGCGTCACCGAGGTCGGCCCGCACGCCCGCGACTGGACGGTCACGGGCTTCCGGGCGATCGACAGCGCGGCGGACGGCGAGGCGCTCATCGCGGAGATCGCGACCGCCGACGTCGTGACCACGGCGGTGGGCCCGAACATCCTCCGCTTCGTCGCCCCCGCGATCGCCGCCGGCCTCCGCGCGCGCTCCGCGGATCTCGGTCCCGTCGCCGTGATGGCCTGCGAGAACGCGATCAACGCGACCGACACCCTGCGCGACGAGATCGCGAAGGCCCTCGGCGACGAGACCGACGCCCTCGGACGCGCGGTCTTCGCCAATACGGCCGTCGACCGCATCGTGCCGAACCAGGATCCCGCTGCGGGCCTCGACGTCACCGTCGAGGACTTCTCGGAGTGGGTCGTGGAGCGCACGCCGTTCGGCGACGCCGTTCCCGATATCGCGGGCGCCACGTTCGTCGACGACCTCGCGCCCTACATCGAGCGGAAGCTCTTCACGGTGAACACGGGGCACGCCACCGTCGCGTACCACGGCTACGCGCGCGGCGCCGTGAGCCAGTCGGACGCGATGGCGATCCCCGAGGTCGCCGACGAGGTGCGCCAGGTGCTCGAGGAGACGAGCGCGCTGCTCGTCGCCAAGCACGGGCTGGACGAGTCCGAGCAGGCGGCGTACCGCGAGAAGAACCTCGCGCGCTTCGCCAACGCGGCGCTCGCCGACACCGTCGAGCGCGTCGGCCGCCAGCCCCTGCGCAAGCTCTCGCGCGAGGAGCGCTTCGTCGGCCCCGCGTCGCAGCTCGCCGAGCGCGGGCTCCCGCACGACGCGCTCGTGCGCGCCGTCGGCCAGGCGCTCCGGTTCGACCCCGCGGGCGACCCGCAGGCGCTCGAGCTGCAGGGGCTCCTCGCGACGGACACGGCTGCCGACCTCGTCCGCCGCGTGACGGGCCTCGACGACCAGCACCCGCTGACGCCCGATCTCGTCGCCGTCGTCGACGCGGCGCAGGCCGACCGCCGCAGCGCACCGCGCCACCGCGCGTAGCCGGCGCACCACCGCGGGCCGGACGGGCGACCGCCCGGCCCGTCGCGCATCCGATGGCGCAGGCGGGTGTCCGTTAGCGCAGGATCGGCGGATCCGTCCGCGACACGCGGGGAGAATTGCGACACGCCCGGGGATGCCGTACTCTCGACCCTTGGTGCTCGGCCGCCTCCCGGCGTCCCACGAGCACCTGCGTCTCACCATGATGCGCATCCGCACGAACAGCAGACACCACCTCTAGCGACAGTGAGCTATATGGCCAAGAAAGACGGCGTCATCGAGATCGAAGGCGGAGTTGTCGAAGCTCTGCCGAACGCGATGTTCCGCGTTGAGCTGAGCAACGGGCACAAGGTCCTCGCCCACATCTCGGGCAAGATGCGTCAGCACTACATCCGCATCCTCCCCGAGGACCGCGTGATCGTGGAGCTGAGCCCGTACGACCTCACCCGCGGCCGAATCGTCTACCGCTACAAGTAGGCCTGCTGCACAAGGAACGGCCCCGCATCCGCGGCGGCACGAGGCCAGCGAGAACGAAAGCAAGGAAGCATCATGAAGGTCAATCCCAGCGTCAAGAGGATCTGCGAGAAGTGCAAGGTCATCCGACGCAACGGGCGCGTGCGCGTCATCTGCGAGAACCCGCGCCACAAGCAGGTCCAGGGCTAGTCAGCACGACCGCACGGCACCACCCGCACCACCCGAGATAAGAACGACAGCAGCGCCGGAAGCCGGGATCCTGAGGGATCCGGGGGACACCATCGGTCGGAGGCCGATGCACAGGCTCTGCTGCAGACCTCCATCCACCACCAGGAGAAGCCTCAATGGCACGTCTAGCAGGCGTCGACCTCCCGCGCGACAAGCGCGTCGAGATCGCACTCACGTACATCTACGGCGTCGGCCGTACCTCCAGCGTCAAGACGCTCGAGGACACCGGCATCGACAAGAACATCCGCGTCAAGGACCTCAGCGATGACCAGCTCATCGCGCTCCGCGACTACATC
This window of the Clavibacter sepedonicus genome carries:
- a CDS encoding PTS mannitol transporter subunit IICB, yielding MTTTSPTRSTGQSVRLGVQKFGTFLSGMIMPNIAAFIAWGLLTALFIPTGYLPNADIATLIAPILFFMLPLLIANTGGRMVYDTRGGVVATIATMGVIVGTIGEPYYDGGSPMFLGAMITGPLAAYLLKVIERLWIDRIRPGFEMLVNNFSAGILGAVFAVGAYFGLTPVIRAITSVLGGGVGFLVDNNLLPLTSIVIEPAKVLFLNNAINQGILTPLGTAESLEKGKSILFLLEANPGPGLGVLLAFAIFGAGAARSTAPGAILIQFVGGIHEIYFPYVLSRPLLFLAVIAGGASGVATNVAFGSGLRAPASPGSIIAVLGQTASDSFLGVILSVIISASVTFVVAAVILRTGKKSDGDFGAAVQATQANKGKESSILSGLGAETGTAGTVGGLADGASSTGTDGGTATATRIQDIVFACDAGMGSSAMGASVLRNKMKKAGLTEVTVVNKAIAALDGTADLVITQRELTDRARQKSPSSEHVSVDNFMNSPRYDEIVELVRKQRSDS
- the infA gene encoding translation initiation factor IF-1, with translation MAKKDGVIEIEGGVVEALPNAMFRVELSNGHKVLAHISGKMRQHYIRILPEDRVIVELSPYDLTRGRIVYRYK
- the ptsP gene encoding phosphoenolpyruvate--protein phosphotransferase, giving the protein MSSRTLNGIGIGRGSAVGPVIRMPDPLPEPADTPSTLTADEERIRVSASLAATAADIRIRGEKAGGAAKDVLEAQAFMAEDPTLVDDITARLATGRTAERAVHEAFAGFRDLLLSMGGYMGERATDLDDVSQRVVAHLQGVAAPGVPDPDHAFVLVARDLAPADTALLDLDKVLALITTDGGPTSHTAILAREKAIVAVVGVAEAKDLADGETVVVDALTGAVTVAPTPAEESAARDAIAARKARVDVPTGPGALSDGTTIPLLANLGSADGAADAVEKGAEGVGLFRTEFLFLDATSAPTVDEQREHYTRLLEAFPGKKVVVRALDAGADKPLSFLNDADEENPALGLRGLRALRANEQILRDQLTALAQADAATDADLWVMAPMVSTVEEARYFTALGRELGLTTVGVMVEVPSSALLADRILANADFASIGTNDLTQYTLAADRLLGSVAAFQDPWHPAVLRLVQEVGTAGRELGKPVGICGEAAADPLLAVVLVGLGATSLSMSPAALADVRAELALHTREEAEALAAVALAADSAVEARAAVTAASAPATV
- a CDS encoding mannitol-1-phosphate 5-dehydrogenase — encoded protein: MKAVHFGAGNIGRGFVGLILHEAGYEVVFADVNAELIGHLASADSYRVTEVGPHARDWTVTGFRAIDSAADGEALIAEIATADVVTTAVGPNILRFVAPAIAAGLRARSADLGPVAVMACENAINATDTLRDEIAKALGDETDALGRAVFANTAVDRIVPNQDPAAGLDVTVEDFSEWVVERTPFGDAVPDIAGATFVDDLAPYIERKLFTVNTGHATVAYHGYARGAVSQSDAMAIPEVADEVRQVLEETSALLVAKHGLDESEQAAYREKNLARFANAALADTVERVGRQPLRKLSREERFVGPASQLAERGLPHDALVRAVGQALRFDPAGDPQALELQGLLATDTAADLVRRVTGLDDQHPLTPDLVAVVDAAQADRRSAPRHRA
- a CDS encoding PTS sugar transporter subunit IIA, with translation MSNVLEPAQIRVGGIASSVEEAIAEAAGILVAAGAVTPEYQGYMLEREKSVSTYMGNLLAIPHGTNEGKDTILDSALSFVRYDAPIDWAGNEVRFVVGIAGKDGGHLEILSKIAIIFSDDDEVQKLLDAPDAEALYALLAEVNEA
- a CDS encoding PTS sugar transporter subunit IIB, with the protein product MTGRILVVCGSGASSTFLAQRLRALAEADGLEIEAVAGSIAQVRVDAAGMDVVLLGAHLADRLDAVREAAADEGATAVLLDADAARPEGARAALDRAVAAMRQGARSLRLAPGLHGRPVGGSPPGA
- the rpmJ gene encoding 50S ribosomal protein L36, whose product is MKVNPSVKRICEKCKVIRRNGRVRVICENPRHKQVQG
- a CDS encoding HPr family phosphocarrier protein is translated as MAERTVTIASSHGLHARPASLFTQAAAKAGIPVQLAKGDRSVNAASILGVISLGVDTGDEVVVSAEGENAEQVVTDLATLLESDLDAA